The Phycisphaerae bacterium region TTTCAACACCTTTTACGATCGGATCATTCTTGACGACCTGGAACACTCCGCCGCCAACGCCGCCGACGATACGGGTGGACACAGCTATGAGATCTGGGGCTGGTTCGACGGTCCCAGCATCTACCTCGATCGAACCAAGATCGACGGCAGATCGGAAAGCGTCGGCCAGCAGTTGTGTTTGCCTCGGAAACCGGCCGTCGAGCCCTTGTACAGTCAGAGAACCGGCTGTTTGGTCAAGAAGCAGAGCACGATCAAACGCCCGCATACATGTCTGCTGGTTCTCGACAGCGACCAGGGCGGCAGCGGCCAACCAGGAGACGAGAATAACAACTATCCCGATCCGGCCAACAATCACGGAAAAGACGGTCTCAACGTTTCGTTCGTCGACGGCCACACGCAGTTTGTGCGACCGAGTCAGGTGACGAGCATCTACCTGCAAAGCTATAACGACCCGCCGTATGATAACTGGCGGACCATCGCTCCGTGGTTGAGGGAGACGCAGCAGAACGGCTACACCGTCTGGACGCGCGTTGAGTAGGACCCCACACTAAAGAAAACATGCCCCACACGCCTTGGAGAGAAGGCAAGAGCAGAGAAAGAGGACGGCCTCGCCCGGAGACCTTCGCCGGACAGGTCATTGGTCTTGCCCGTACGTTCTCGCCTGAACGACGACAATGACGGTTCCGCTGTCAGTGCCGGCTCCTCCGGAAACCGCGATTCCCATATCCCCGTGTCGTTTGGCCTTCCCCGCGACGACGGCGACGCTTATCACGCCGGATCGGGCGGGTTCTGAGAATGCATGCCGGTTGCCGGTGGTCACCTTATAATCTGGAGAGTTGCGCTCCCTGCCACCGTCCGGAGAGAAACCGATGAGTGCTCGTGAGATCCAGATGTCGGCTTTGACGCTGGTGTTCTTGCAGGCGGCAATTGCTCCGGCAGCGGAAAAGAATCTGCCCCCCACGATCACCGGCAAAGACGGTTCGGTCATGCTCGTGGTGCCCGCCGGACCGTTCATCATGGGCTCGGCCGAGGTTTGGGATGAGACTCCGCCTCACCAAGTTGATCTGGCCGCTTTCTATGTCGACAGGACCGAGGTAACCGTCGCCCAGTATGCCCGGTTCGTGAAGGAAACCGGCATCACGCCGCCGCCCGACTGGATCAATGGAATTCCGCCGGCGGGGCGAGACAACATGCCGATCACTAACATCACCTGGTTTGATGCCATGCGTTACGCCGTTTGGGCGGGCAAACGCCTCCCGACCGAGGCCGAATGGGAAAAGGCGGCGCGCGGGACCGACGGCCGGCGATTCCCCTGGGGTAACGTTGACGACGAAACGCTACGCAACCTCGGCAGTGACCGAATTGCCTCAACCTCCCGTGAGGCGACCGGTGGAACCGGACCGCCGAAAGGAGCATCTCCATACGGCTGTCTGGACATGTCCGGAAACGCCTGGGAGTGGACGGCCGACTGGTACGACGGCTACCCGGGCACCTCGGCAAGGTCTTTGCACTTCGGCAGGCAGTACAAAGTCATGAGAGGCGGCGGCGGGATCTACTTCTATGGGACCGCCAACGCCGGCACCTGCACCCAGCGAGCCCGCCTGGTTCCCTACGGGGCCCACGATTCGCTTGGATTTCGTTGTGTGTTGGATGCCGATCCGGCCAAACGGCCTTACGATCCGCAGGTGGTGCTGAAGGAAGCCGAGGAGCGCCTCAAAACCATCCGGAACCGGCCGGCAAAGCTCTCCTATGAGATCGAGTTCGAGAGAATGAAGCAGGCCGCCAGAGTACCTGTCACCGTCGTCGGGCGTTCGGGACAGAGAGGGCATGTCCGTGCCGGCTTTCCGCTTCCCAAGGGCGCGGTCAGGAAGGAGACCGATATTCAAGTCTTTGGCCCGGTTGGAAATAACATCGCCTCCATGGCGACCGCTCTGTCGAAGTGGGAAGATGACTCCATCCGATGGGCCCTGCTCGATTTCACCGGTGAGGCCGGGCAGGTGTTCGAGATCGATATCAGCGGGCGTCCGGGCGGCTCGAACGCCGAACACGAATCGGTGCAAATCAATGCCGCCGGCAAAGCCGCCGCGATGCGCACCGACAAGATCACCGTTGCTGCGTCGCCCGAAGGGCTGATCGACCAGATCCGGCTGAGGGAGAGCGATGTCGTTCTCGGCAAGCTGACAATGGAAATGCAGGTAACGCTTGAGGGCGAGGCAACCACCCTGTCGGCCATGCCCGCACAGCAGATCGAGGTCGAAGAAGCCCGCGCGCTGCATGGCTGCCTGCGCATGCAAGGCTTCTTCGGCACGGCGGACGGCCGGCAAACAGCGATGAAATACGATCTTCGCGCACAAGCCGCTGCCGGGTCGCACCGCCTCACGCTCATGCTCACCATTACTCATTGGGCCGATCGCAAGAAATCGCAGAATCGCGATGATCCGTACGGCGATCCGGACCCGGCCATCAATGTGGCCGACCTGTCCGTGCGGTTCGCGTTGGCCGGTAATCCTGCCCTTGTCGCGCTTGGCACCGATGGGGGAATGCTTGCCGCCGATGGGACGGTGGAATTGCAGCAACCGGATGACCTGCGCTATGTGATCAGGCAGACGGGCAAGCCCGACACGAACGGCACACGAGCCCCCGGCTGGACGGCGGTGAAGCAGGGTGACACCTGGTGTGTGCTCGGAGTACGCCATTTCTGGCAGAACTGTCCCAAGGCGCTGTTCGTCACGCCTGAGGCGATCGGCGCGAGACTCTACACCGGCAGCCGGCCCTTCAACTGGGAAGCGGGACTCGCCAAGACCCACGAGATCATTCTCGACTTCCCTCTGGCAAAAGACGATTCCGCCCCGCCCAACGTGGTCCTGGACCCCTTGAGGATGACCATGCCGCCGATGTGGGCGTGTGGCACGAAAGCATTCGGTGCCGTCTTGCCGCGCAGCACGGAAGCCTTGCAGAGCTTCCCTTATTGGGAGTGCTGGCGCGAGGCGGACATGCGCGACTACGTCAACCGGATGCCTTTCGGCATGCGCGATTTCGGCGACGGCTACATGGGTGGCCCGTACAAAGGTAAGAACGCTTATCAGAACCTCGAATATGACGTGCCGTACAACTACCTGCTCGAATTCCTGCGGACCGGTGATCCCTGGTACCTCGACGCCGCCGAGCCCATGGCCCGCCACCAGACGGACGTGGACGTGAACAACTTCAACGGCATGGTATGGAAACACAGCCCGTTGCACACCGCCACCGAGGCCGATTTGGGACACGTCTTTCTACGGGGCGTGCTGCTTCACTACTTGTTGACCGGCGAGACGCGGCAACTCGAAATGGCCCGCAAGGTCGGTGATTTCGTCGCCGCCATGCTCACGCGCGAAAGCGGCTCCGTGGTCGGCAACGAACGGCAGATCGGCTGGTCGCTGTATCTGCTCACCGGCATGTACGAGGTCACTCGCGACGAGAAATACCTCAAGGCCTGTGAATCCCTCTGCAACAGCCTGCTCGCAGGTCAGGCTGCGACGGGCAAGTTTGCCATCCGATGGGACAACCGCATCGCCTTCTTCAACGGAATCGCCATGAACGGCATGCTCTCGGTGCAGGAGAACAACGGAGACGACAAGCTCGCCGACGGCATCCTCCGGGTCGCCGATCGGACGCTCGGGTTCTATCCCGAGTACGCCTGCCGAACGCTCAACGCGTTCTCGTGGGCCTTGCAGCAAACCGAAGATCCGCGATACCTGGATGCCCTCGAGCGATGCTGGCAAAGCAGCATCGAGTTCCTCCACGATCGCAACGTGGCTTCGGAGGCCACACACATGTGGCGATTCCCGCGATTCGCCGCCCGCTACGGGCTGTTCCGCATGTTCGATGAAGCAACGGTGTTGCCGGAGCCCTCGTCGTGGAAGGCCACGCGGTTCAAAGCGCCCGACGTTGAGGTTTTCCTGCACGTGAGTGACCGGCCCGCGCCGATCCTGGTCATTCGGGAAGGCCTGGCCGAGGGCAGGATCACGCTGTTCGACGTTGCGGGCAATACTTTGCGGCAGGTATTACTCAAGGACGCCGGCAACTATTTCGAGCCTGCGGTCCTGAACCTGCCGGGCAACAGGGGCCTTTTCCGAATGCGTCTGACCGGCGGTGATGCCTTCGGCTGGCAGGTGCATCGCGACCGCGCCGCCCGGATGACCGTTGTCGATGTTGCAGGCCGGCACATGCCGCAGATGCTCCCCCGCGCAGTCGGGTTCGTGCGTGAGGGAGCCAAGGAAGTGAAAATCAGGTTTGAAGCCATGGGCGAGGGTTTCCACACGGCGACGCTATACAACCCCGCTGGCCGGCCGGTCGCGACCGTTCGGCACTTCATTGACTTCCAGGACCCCGGCCGCTACGAACTGGAGCTGAAGACCGTCGCTTCCGGAGACACGCGGGGATGGGCCCTTGAAGTCTGTAATCTCAAGGTGCTGAGCATCGACGGATTGCTGCCGTATTGGGCCGACGACGAGGTCGAACTCTTCAACCCCGAACGCTTTGGTATGCACTGAGAGATTCATTCCGGCAAGGGAGGCATCATGGTGAGGATGGCGCCCCTTCATCGGTTCGCAGTCCTGGTCGTCCTCGTTTCGCCTCTTGCTGCGGGCGCAACGGTCGGTCCTGAACAAGCCGTTGTCGGCGAACCCGTCGACCTGGCTCGCTTTGCGACTAGGCTCACCGACGACCACGGCATCGGTGTCGAATGGGACAATCCTCGCGAAGTGTCCGAGATCGCCCTCAGTGGAGTCGATGATTCGCTGCTCGGGTCCCTGTGCGTCGAGTGGTGGGGAAGCGTCTGGCCGGGCAACGGCACGGGCGGGTGGATGCGTCTCGATGATCCGTTCAATGGCCGCTGGGTGAGGGTCAAGGCGACCGTCGAGAAGGATCCCCGCCGTGGTCTCGTGTTCAGGTTGCCACCACTTGTCAAAGAAGAATGGGACCAGGAGCCGAATCCGGCATGGAAGGAACCCCCGGCCTATCGGCGAACGCTCAAGGTTCGGGTCGTGGCCGAAGGGAGAGGCCTGCCGTCCGACGCCGTTCTCTCCGCCTATGGGCAGTCGCGGTGGAGAGAAGCTCAGTTCGACATCGAGAGCCGGCACGCAACGGACGCCATCATCACCCGACAGCTCGACGTCATCAACGGCGTGGTGCTCGAAATGAAAAGCCTGGCACCGCCGCGGTCCGCCGAGATCGAAGGACGGAAATGGACTGCGCAAAAGGAGGCCGGTGGCTCGTCGGGAGTACGCGTGCGCCTGCGATATACCGATAACCGCGACCCGAACTCCAATGATCTGACCCGGGTGACGGTGAGATTCGGCAGCGACACTTGGTCGACCGGCTTTTCCTTTGTGCCGCAAGATGTGCTTGCGGATGGGGCGATGCGGCTGCCGGATTTCGGCACATTGGTGACTTCGTCCTCAAGCGGCCTGACGCTGGCCAACGATCCCGGTCCACCCACCGGCAACTGGCGACGTCCGGTGCGGCAGCGACTGACCGAGAAACCCGAGATGACCCGCGAAATGGCTATGGCGGGCATACCGCGGCTCAAGCCCGCTCCATGGGTTCCGCTGGGCGTGCCGTCCGCCCGGCAGGAATTCTTCGTTTCACCGGCCGGCGACTGGTCCATCTGGGCAATGAGCCTGAACAACGACAACGGCCGCGACGCCAAACGTTGGAGCTTCCAGAGCGATTTCGGCACCCAACGACTTCAGCAGCGACTCGATTACCTCCTCGACACGCGCGAGCAGCCCGCTTTTGACGGCCGCGATCGCGAAGGATGCATTCGCCGCCTCGAACAAGGACATCTGCCGCTCATTCACGCCGAGTGGTATACCGGACCGATGCAGTTTCGGCATTCGTTGGTAACGACCACTCTGCTCGGCGACTACGGCGACGATGTGACCCGCAAGGGGGACGAGACCGTAGTGTTGCTCGGCCGCCTGGCGGTCACCAATACCGACGGCCAAACGCGGACCGCGACGCTCAACCTGCGAGTCCACGACAAGTCGCCGATCAGCTTGGATCCCGACGGGGTGATGAGGATCGAGCGTCCGAGCAACCGGCCGGTACCCGAAGGGCTGACCGCTCTGCGCGGCGTGATTTCCAACGACAAGCCGTCCGGCGGCGGCATTACAGGCTGGACGGTCCAGCGAGGTGACGAGCCCGAGGATCATCCAATATTGCGTTGGCAGGCCGAACTGCGGCCCGGCGAGACGCGCCTCATGTACTTCAAGACGCCGTTTGTCGAGCTGCTCGAACCGCAGGAGCTGACTCGTATTCGCGAGATCAGTTACGAAGTCGAGGCGCCGGCGATCATGAAATACTGGCAGACCCGTCTCGGACGCGGCATGACCCTCGATGTCCCCGACACCGCCATCATGGACTTCTACCGGGCCAACCTCTGGCACAACATCATCACCACCGACCGCGATCCGGAGACCGGCTTGTATAACCAGGGCGTGGGCACCGTCGGATACCGTGTCTTTGCCAACGAGACGGTCATGATCGCCCGGTCGATGGATATGCGCGGCGAGCACGTCGAGGCGGAGCGATTCATCGAACCGATGCTCAGGTTTCAGGGACACGAACCCCTCAAGGGGCGATTCTCGACCAAGGACGGGGTGTTCCACAGTGCCGGGGCCTATACACACGGCGAGTACGCTATGAACCACGGGTTCACCATGTGGGGCATCGCCGACCACTACCTCATGACCCGCGATCGCCGATATCTTGATCGCGTCGCGCCTCAACTCATCAAGGGGTGCGATTTCCTGATCAATGAGCGCAAGAGCACTATGGGCAAGCAAGGCTCTCCCCGGCCTTCGATACATGGCATGGCGCCGGCTTGCTCGCTCGAAGACGTCGTTGAGTACCAGTACTGGTTCGCGACCAACGCCTACTTCCACCTCGGGATGAAGCGCGTCGCACAGGCGCTGGCGGACGCAGGCCATCCTGAGGCAGAGCGTATCGCCGTCGAGGCCGAAGAATACCGCAACGACCTCGAGCGCAACATGCGCGAGGCCACCACCCGAGCGGCAGCAGTGCGGTTGCGCGACGGACACTTCATTCCCTACACGCCTTCACGGGTCTTCCACTGGCGGCATCTGACCGAAGGCTGGATACGTGAGGCCCTGTACCCCGCGATACACCTGGCCACCGCCGAAGTCGTCTCCCCGAACGACCCCCTGATCACCTGGATGCTGGACGATTTGGAGGACAACATCTACTTCTCCTGGCAATCCGGCTTCAACATTGGGGATTTCGAGCAGACCTGGTTCGAACACGGCGGCGTGACCCTTCAACCCTGCCTGGTGGACTCGGCAACCGTCTACATGGCCCGCGACGAGATCCCGGCCGCCCTGCGAGCGTTCTGGAACACGTATGCACTGAGCATCTTTCCCGATGTCAACTGTTTCAGCGAATGGGCAAAGGCGCTGGGCAAGCCCGGCGGGCCGCTTTACAAGACTTCCGACGAGTCGCGCTTCATCATGTGGCTACGACAGCTCATGATCTGGGAGGACGGCGATCGCCTGTGGTACGGGCGAGCCGTTCCCAAACAGTGGCTTGAGAATCAAAAGGATATTCGGATCGAGCGCGCTCCGACGATCTTCGGTACGGCCGGTTTGGTCATTCACTCAGAGTCCGATAGCGGACGAATCACCGCGACGATCCGGATCCCGACGCGAACGCCTCCCAAGGAAGTATGGCTGCGACTCCGTCACCCGGCCGACCTCAAGCCGACCGAGGTTTTTGTCAACGACCG contains the following coding sequences:
- a CDS encoding prepilin-type N-terminal cleavage/methylation domain-containing protein produces the protein MTHRNEPTRVVRSVSTGFTLIEVLVVVAIIALLIAILLPSLSRAREHARRIQCASNARQIAIACTFQSEDTPAKVYASTASTGSDSLNHIFPKYLKGVQTALCPGTRNVVRENRRSFNTFYDRIILDDLEHSAANAADDTGGHSYEIWGWFDGPSIYLDRTKIDGRSESVGQQLCLPRKPAVEPLYSQRTGCLVKKQSTIKRPHTCLLVLDSDQGGSGQPGDENNNYPDPANNHGKDGLNVSFVDGHTQFVRPSQVTSIYLQSYNDPPYDNWRTIAPWLRETQQNGYTVWTRVE
- a CDS encoding SUMF1/EgtB/PvdO family nonheme iron enzyme; the protein is MSAREIQMSALTLVFLQAAIAPAAEKNLPPTITGKDGSVMLVVPAGPFIMGSAEVWDETPPHQVDLAAFYVDRTEVTVAQYARFVKETGITPPPDWINGIPPAGRDNMPITNITWFDAMRYAVWAGKRLPTEAEWEKAARGTDGRRFPWGNVDDETLRNLGSDRIASTSREATGGTGPPKGASPYGCLDMSGNAWEWTADWYDGYPGTSARSLHFGRQYKVMRGGGGIYFYGTANAGTCTQRARLVPYGAHDSLGFRCVLDADPAKRPYDPQVVLKEAEERLKTIRNRPAKLSYEIEFERMKQAARVPVTVVGRSGQRGHVRAGFPLPKGAVRKETDIQVFGPVGNNIASMATALSKWEDDSIRWALLDFTGEAGQVFEIDISGRPGGSNAEHESVQINAAGKAAAMRTDKITVAASPEGLIDQIRLRESDVVLGKLTMEMQVTLEGEATTLSAMPAQQIEVEEARALHGCLRMQGFFGTADGRQTAMKYDLRAQAAAGSHRLTLMLTITHWADRKKSQNRDDPYGDPDPAINVADLSVRFALAGNPALVALGTDGGMLAADGTVELQQPDDLRYVIRQTGKPDTNGTRAPGWTAVKQGDTWCVLGVRHFWQNCPKALFVTPEAIGARLYTGSRPFNWEAGLAKTHEIILDFPLAKDDSAPPNVVLDPLRMTMPPMWACGTKAFGAVLPRSTEALQSFPYWECWREADMRDYVNRMPFGMRDFGDGYMGGPYKGKNAYQNLEYDVPYNYLLEFLRTGDPWYLDAAEPMARHQTDVDVNNFNGMVWKHSPLHTATEADLGHVFLRGVLLHYLLTGETRQLEMARKVGDFVAAMLTRESGSVVGNERQIGWSLYLLTGMYEVTRDEKYLKACESLCNSLLAGQAATGKFAIRWDNRIAFFNGIAMNGMLSVQENNGDDKLADGILRVADRTLGFYPEYACRTLNAFSWALQQTEDPRYLDALERCWQSSIEFLHDRNVASEATHMWRFPRFAARYGLFRMFDEATVLPEPSSWKATRFKAPDVEVFLHVSDRPAPILVIREGLAEGRITLFDVAGNTLRQVLLKDAGNYFEPAVLNLPGNRGLFRMRLTGGDAFGWQVHRDRAARMTVVDVAGRHMPQMLPRAVGFVREGAKEVKIRFEAMGEGFHTATLYNPAGRPVATVRHFIDFQDPGRYELELKTVASGDTRGWALEVCNLKVLSIDGLLPYWADDEVELFNPERFGMH